A window of Strigops habroptila isolate Jane chromosome 5, bStrHab1.2.pri, whole genome shotgun sequence genomic DNA:
tttccctttattttttttattctttttttcgGGTGGGCTGTTTCAAAACCCCGATTTTTTGGAAACTTTTTCCTCAATAACTTGTGGTTCTGAAGCAGCGTAGGGAGAGATCAGGGTCGGGCTTGTTCCAGCTGCTGATGCTGACTCCTGATCGCAAACCTGCTGACGTGCACCGGGATGGGGACCACGATCTTAGGGTTTCGGGAGGGCTCCCCTGTCTTGGAGTTGGCGTTGCCCGCCTTGACCCGTTTCCATTTAGCCCGTCTGTTCTGGAACCAGATTTTCACCTGCACCTCGCTGAGTTTGAGGGCGTGAGCGATCTGGGACCTCTCCGTCAGGGACAAGTACTTTTTGCAGTGAaactccttctccagctccagcagctgctcgCTGGTGAAGGCTGTCCGCCTCCGCCGGTTTTTGCCCGTGGATGTGGTGTTGGTGGAattgggggggttttgggggttctCCTCCAGCGCGTTACCAGAGTCCTCTTCCTTGTGAGCCGCCTGGCCGGGGATGTTGTCGTCCGAGCTATAGTCTAGATCGCTGTCCATGGAGAAACTTTCCTCCTTGCCTTTTGCATCCTCTTCTGCTTTGGGGTCCTCCTTCCCCTGGCCCCGGAGAGCCCCGGCTGAAAGCGAAGCAGAGGCCTTTCGTTAGTATTTGGTACCCTCTGTCCCGTGGCCACCGTGCCCCCCGGCCCACAGGTCCATCGATCGCCTGAAAATTTTTTgctttgagtttctttttttcgCCTCTTTCGCTTGGATTTATTTGATTTCTATTATTTCAAGCGGCGGGGACCTGAaacctcccttctcctcctccctcctcctcgGCCTTGCGGCCAGCGGACCCCCGCCGCCAGCCCTGCCTCCCCCCCGGGTGTACCCCGTATCTGGAGCCGCCCCATGCCACGACCCCCTCCcagcccgccccgccgggggATGCTGCGCGGAGCGGGCGGCGGGACCCCGAtccccctcctctcctgccccGTCGGTGTCGGCGCTCACTCACCGAGGGAGGCCTGGACGGCGTCGGCGGCGGGGAAGGGCAGGAGGGCTCCGTCCTTCCCCAGGAAGGCTTTGCCATCGTCTCCGCCGCCGTCCGGGGGGATCCCCTCGGCTTTATCGAAGTTCCCCGGGGGTGCGAACTTCCTGGCGGCCTCTTGGTGCTGAGGAGAGGCGGGGAAGGTGCCGGGCAGCGTGGCCATGAGGGTGGAGGTGAGGGCCATGCCCtgggccaggctggagcagaaACCCGTGGGCAGGCTGGGGAGCTGGTGATGGTGGGGATGCGCGGGGGGCAGCGCCGGCTGGAGGGCGCCCTGCGGTAGCgccgggggcggcggggggggcggcggtAGCACCACGGGCCGGTAGGGCATGAACATGGGGTAGCCGGTGTAGACGAAGTGGCcgggggcgggcggcggggggctGCCGATGAGCGAGTCGATGCTGAAGGCCGTGCTGCTTCCCAGCGGGCGCTGCATCATCATCAGCGAGGGCTGGAAAGCCGCGCTCATGccggagcggcggcgggagcgaccaccttccttttcctcctcttcttcctcctcctcctcctcctcctcctcctgcttctgctgccgCTCCTCGGAGCCGCGCCGCGCTCACGCGTGGGGCAGCgccggggcagcgccggggcggagcggggccgccgcccgccgccgccgcccgcacATCGGGGCTggcccccgcccgccgccgccgcgtgCGCCCCCGCGgagcccgcccgccgccgccgccgcgccgctcTGCCCGCCCGCGCTCCCCCGCGCCCATTCACATTTTGCCCGGCTGGGAACACGGCCCGCCCCACGTggcagccgccgccgcctgcTATTGGGCGGGAGGGAGGAGGGGCGGGGCGGAGAGGGGAGGACACGCCCCTAGCACCtcctctgccccccccccctccacacacaccccccggCGCAGCAGCACTGCGGCCGCTGGACGGGGCGGTCCACGCGTGAGCGACCGCGCACCCACCGGGAACCCGCGGTGCCGTGGGGAGCGCAGTGGGgtcccccccgctcccccgAGGCGTGTGACATTCATTCCCATCAGACACACCAATTTGATGCCTCCAAAAGCATTGAAACCCCCCCTTTTTTGACAAAACCCCCTATTTTATTCAcgcttttctctccctctcccccctccccttttttttttttccctttaaaagccCCCAAATAGGCTCCATGTGGTTCTGGGTAAAGTCAGCCCCTTGGCTTGGCTTTGAAATTGCTTCTGCAATTATGTAAAAGAGCCATTCAGCAACACGGCGGAATTAAAAGCGATGGAGGGCTGCTCCCTTTTCTCCGGCGAGCCTCTCATGTTGGCCGGCTCAAAGCCTTTTCCAACACGACGTCTTTGGCGAGGACAAAAgctggaacaaaaaaaaaaaaggagggggggcaagaaaaaaataaaagcccctAAACTTGTAAATTGAACGTCAAGGGAACTTTACACC
This region includes:
- the GBX2 gene encoding homeobox protein GBX-2 → MSAAFQPSLMMMQRPLGSSTAFSIDSLIGSPPPPAPGHFVYTGYPMFMPYRPVVLPPPPPPPPALPQGALQPALPPAHPHHHQLPSLPTGFCSSLAQGMALTSTLMATLPGTFPASPQHQEAARKFAPPGNFDKAEGIPPDGGGDDGKAFLGKDGALLPFPAADAVQASLAGALRGQGKEDPKAEEDAKGKEESFSMDSDLDYSSDDNIPGQAAHKEEDSGNALEENPQNPPNSTNTTSTGKNRRRRTAFTSEQLLELEKEFHCKKYLSLTERSQIAHALKLSEVQVKIWFQNRRAKWKRVKAGNANSKTGEPSRNPKIVVPIPVHVSRFAIRSQHQQLEQARP